A genome region from uncultured Fibrobacter sp. includes the following:
- a CDS encoding glycoside hydrolase family 43 protein — protein MKRSFALAFLMAGAAFSQEIVDISPFWSAYDAVDLGNAINDLYEDLALPDSTPTTDRKYPITWESSDTLFLGHDGHINGRFVGENKEITLTASIKDIGTSGRIQKKLFKVSIHGYEPYSNYLFAYFRDNKDENIYYALSNDGYNFTAMNGGNRVVAADTVSIKKGLRDPHVLRAPDGWFYMVNTDMKSAEGWASNRGMVLMRSRDLINWEHSTVHFPDKYKGKNFANVTRVWAPETFWDDTYDNGDGTKGRPLVYFSLLTDDGTIAYDKVFYAYANKDFTDLEGDPQHFFDRGKSTIDMDIIYNPVDRKYHAFYKNEGDGGICKVTANTLMPKTGASSGSQWSKPSGALQQTTEAVEGAGVFKLINQNSWVLMYDCYMNEHYQFTSSSDLETFEFVQNTAMKGAFTPRHGTILPITAEETAKLMRAFPTKDFEPRVIDIPDSIGVCDGKKVVGPCSGTKIIPYVKVDDGGWSESTDLKVAKGATVQFGPHPWDGKIWSWEGPDGFKSTTRENTLKNVDGDNSGYYTVTYTNETGCKSTLKIKMVVDDPDKPYKEPDTTTTRIGNINSHGKSLPEYMGKRVEYFDLLGNRLHTAPRTPGRYIRRRR, from the coding sequence ATGAAACGTTCATTTGCATTGGCTTTTTTAATGGCAGGGGCGGCTTTTTCGCAGGAAATCGTCGATATTTCGCCATTTTGGTCCGCTTACGACGCTGTTGACCTGGGCAACGCGATAAACGACCTGTACGAAGACCTCGCCCTCCCCGACTCCACTCCCACCACCGACCGCAAATACCCTATCACCTGGGAAAGTTCGGATACCCTTTTCCTTGGCCATGACGGGCACATCAACGGACGATTCGTGGGCGAAAACAAGGAAATCACCCTGACAGCAAGCATCAAGGATATCGGAACGTCGGGACGAATCCAGAAAAAGCTGTTCAAGGTCTCCATCCACGGGTACGAACCCTACTCCAACTACCTTTTCGCCTATTTTCGCGACAACAAGGACGAAAACATCTACTACGCCCTGAGTAACGACGGCTACAATTTTACCGCGATGAATGGCGGGAACCGCGTTGTGGCCGCCGATACGGTAAGCATCAAGAAAGGGCTTCGCGACCCGCACGTGCTGCGCGCCCCCGACGGCTGGTTCTACATGGTGAATACCGACATGAAGAGCGCCGAAGGCTGGGCGAGCAACCGCGGCATGGTGCTTATGCGCTCCCGCGACCTTATCAACTGGGAACACAGTACGGTACATTTCCCCGACAAGTACAAGGGCAAGAATTTCGCGAACGTCACCCGCGTATGGGCACCCGAAACCTTCTGGGACGACACCTACGACAACGGCGACGGCACCAAGGGCCGCCCGCTGGTTTACTTTTCGCTGTTGACCGACGACGGCACCATCGCCTACGACAAGGTTTTCTACGCCTACGCGAACAAGGACTTTACCGACCTCGAAGGCGACCCGCAACATTTCTTTGACCGCGGCAAGTCCACCATCGACATGGACATCATCTACAATCCCGTAGACCGCAAGTACCACGCCTTCTACAAGAACGAAGGGGACGGCGGAATCTGCAAGGTGACCGCCAATACGCTCATGCCAAAGACGGGAGCCTCTTCGGGTTCGCAATGGAGCAAGCCAAGCGGCGCCTTGCAGCAGACAACGGAGGCCGTAGAAGGAGCAGGCGTCTTCAAGTTAATCAACCAGAATTCCTGGGTACTCATGTACGACTGCTACATGAACGAACATTACCAGTTTACCAGCAGTTCGGACCTAGAAACATTCGAATTCGTCCAGAATACCGCAATGAAGGGAGCATTCACCCCCCGCCACGGCACGATTCTTCCGATTACCGCCGAAGAAACTGCTAAACTCATGAGGGCATTCCCCACCAAAGACTTCGAACCGCGCGTGATTGACATTCCCGACTCCATCGGAGTCTGCGACGGCAAAAAAGTGGTCGGCCCCTGCAGCGGCACAAAGATTATCCCCTACGTAAAAGTCGATGACGGAGGCTGGAGCGAATCGACCGACCTGAAAGTCGCCAAGGGAGCAACGGTACAGTTCGGCCCACATCCGTGGGACGGCAAAATCTGGAGCTGGGAAGGTCCCGACGGATTCAAGTCCACCACCCGCGAAAATACGCTCAAAAATGTCGACGGAGACAACAGCGGCTACTACACGGTCACCTACACCAACGAGACCGGCTGCAAAAGCACGCTCAAAATCAAGATGGTCGTCGATGACCCCGACAAGCCCTACAAGGAGCCGGACACCACGACAACCCGCATCGGCAACATAAATTCCCACGGCAAATCACTCCCAGAATACATGGGCAAGCGCGTCGAATACTTCGACCTGCTTGGAAACC